In a single window of the Ramlibacter agri genome:
- a CDS encoding DNA-binding protein, protein MTSAIATPKSVFDAADELHGSGQALTIDAVIAKIGGGSKSTVGPLLEAWRLKGKPGIEPMPEGLEVRARALASAIWSEAMCKLEPRIAAARNEFRVELEARDLVVERALEQIRAMEADVQRLHAALEAERMRCAGLLARLEAASANRETEQLISDLENARAECAQHARTNIKLAAENALMREQFAMMTRRQRRQSKAPSPPKNPE, encoded by the coding sequence ATGACCTCCGCAATCGCCACACCGAAAAGTGTTTTTGACGCAGCCGACGAACTGCACGGTAGCGGCCAGGCATTGACCATCGACGCCGTCATCGCCAAGATCGGTGGCGGCAGCAAGAGCACTGTTGGGCCCCTTCTCGAAGCGTGGCGACTGAAGGGAAAGCCCGGCATCGAGCCGATGCCGGAAGGCCTGGAGGTGCGTGCGCGAGCGCTCGCAAGCGCCATCTGGTCCGAGGCTATGTGCAAGCTGGAGCCCAGGATTGCTGCGGCCCGGAATGAGTTCCGTGTTGAACTCGAAGCGCGCGATCTCGTCGTTGAACGGGCGCTCGAGCAGATTCGCGCAATGGAAGCCGACGTGCAGCGCCTTCATGCAGCCCTGGAGGCAGAACGGATGCGCTGCGCTGGGTTGCTGGCTCGCCTTGAGGCGGCAAGCGCCAACCGCGAAACCGAACAGCTCATTTCGGACCTTGAGAACGCCCGTGCCGAGTGTGCTCAACATGCGAGGACGAATATCAAGCTTGCAGCGGAGAATGCGCTGATGCGTGAGCAGTTCGCCATGATGACGCGACGGCAAAGGCGTCAGTCCAAGGCCCCGTCCCCCCCAAAAAATCCCGAATAG
- a CDS encoding helix-turn-helix transcriptional regulator has product MTEEPNTAADTTSEPGAEKSLRWSQDRRLEFLDFRLRWDGRINRSDLTSFFGISIPQATNDISKYLERAPGNASYDRSTRMYIALSSFKPLFPTNEPDRYLDELLARTTGVVPSELSFLGWTPSTVTVPTPARRLRPDTVIAVLTAIRRGVRLNVTYQSMSTPEPSIRMLSPHGVAFDGFRWHVRAYCHLRHEFRDFVLARILDVELVEVAGTAGKDDAAWHQVVNLVLAPNSRLPKASRRVIELDYGMENGEVILECRQAVLFYTLKRLGLLDSDTANLRGQQIVLRNRASVMKLLPHGGT; this is encoded by the coding sequence ATGACTGAGGAACCGAATACGGCCGCGGACACCACCAGCGAGCCCGGCGCAGAGAAGTCACTGCGCTGGAGCCAGGACCGCCGCCTGGAGTTTCTGGACTTCCGCCTGCGCTGGGACGGCCGCATCAACCGAAGTGACCTGACATCCTTCTTCGGCATCTCCATTCCCCAGGCGACCAATGACATCAGCAAATACCTCGAGCGCGCTCCAGGGAACGCTTCCTATGACCGCAGTACGCGCATGTACATCGCGCTGTCTAGTTTCAAGCCGCTGTTTCCAACCAATGAGCCTGACCGGTACCTCGACGAGCTCCTTGCGCGTACTACCGGCGTGGTGCCCAGCGAACTGAGTTTTCTCGGGTGGACGCCCTCCACCGTCACGGTACCCACTCCCGCGCGCCGACTCCGGCCGGACACGGTGATTGCAGTCCTCACCGCCATCCGGCGCGGCGTGCGCTTGAACGTCACCTACCAATCGATGTCCACCCCGGAACCCTCGATTCGGATGCTCTCACCCCACGGCGTCGCATTCGACGGCTTCCGATGGCACGTCCGGGCCTACTGCCACTTGCGCCACGAATTCCGCGATTTCGTGCTCGCGCGAATTCTGGACGTGGAACTTGTCGAAGTAGCTGGGACCGCCGGAAAGGACGATGCAGCTTGGCATCAGGTGGTGAACCTTGTCCTCGCTCCAAACTCTCGGCTGCCCAAGGCATCGAGACGCGTCATCGAACTTGACTACGGCATGGAGAACGGAGAAGTCATTCTGGAATGCCGCCAAGCAGTGCTCTTCTACACCCTCAAGCGGCTTGGCCTACTAGACTCCGACACCGCCAATCTGCGGGGTCAGCAAATAGTTCTGCGCAATAGGGCAAGCGTCATGAAGCTCCTCCCGCACGGCGGCACTTGA
- a CDS encoding DUF6361 family protein, whose protein sequence is MAKTQNLIGWVLVSKQDVAHAERALLDEVKGVRDELGILQLHQVISDTLFPGTSVLHTRLRYALFVPWMLRRAAEESPRAPAKALERLEVQLTKDLIEGLKDSSDTDGVIGRRKSPEPAAQPPSFSYWTALSAWRILSPRLKGLTRRQVLSHMTEARSAEKTGVKDEQGRVLSEAAAAFTGLPQEPAGFWESKPTTFVLRRPEANFLKGHLAAVRAPDGGASLLSRLAEADRAPGASMPWLDPVVHAAATQQHLQFLDFARKCSSLGGICRGLYLAMVEQQAARAGFGEAGAHRDHLQELLDEHRDTALQLDLSQLAARGIHFHADDPLPALFSDTQKWLRLCRTNIELLLPSYKQTERFRKKGRARLGGTDISRARLALWADKESGAHAEPLHFRWKNVRQLLTDLHAAPKI, encoded by the coding sequence ATGGCAAAAACACAAAACTTGATCGGATGGGTGCTCGTTTCCAAACAGGACGTCGCCCACGCGGAACGCGCGCTCCTGGACGAGGTCAAGGGCGTCCGCGATGAACTGGGCATCTTGCAGCTGCACCAAGTGATCTCGGACACGCTGTTCCCGGGTACCTCAGTGCTGCACACCAGGTTGCGCTACGCGCTCTTCGTTCCGTGGATGCTCAGGCGCGCGGCCGAAGAGTCTCCGCGTGCTCCTGCCAAGGCGCTCGAGCGGCTCGAAGTCCAGCTGACCAAGGACCTGATTGAGGGCCTCAAGGACTCGTCCGACACGGACGGGGTGATCGGGCGAAGAAAGTCGCCCGAGCCCGCCGCTCAGCCGCCTTCATTCTCGTATTGGACTGCGCTGTCGGCCTGGCGCATTCTTTCTCCCCGATTGAAAGGCCTGACCCGGCGGCAAGTCCTGAGCCATATGACCGAAGCAAGGAGCGCTGAGAAGACCGGGGTTAAGGATGAACAGGGGCGCGTGCTTTCGGAAGCGGCAGCCGCTTTCACGGGCCTGCCTCAAGAGCCCGCCGGTTTCTGGGAATCCAAACCCACGACATTTGTGCTGCGGCGGCCGGAGGCCAACTTCCTCAAGGGGCATCTTGCAGCAGTGCGTGCCCCTGATGGCGGAGCAAGCCTGTTGTCGCGGCTGGCCGAGGCCGATCGTGCGCCGGGAGCGTCGATGCCGTGGCTGGACCCTGTCGTACACGCCGCGGCTACCCAGCAACATCTTCAGTTCCTTGACTTCGCACGCAAGTGCTCGTCGCTAGGCGGAATCTGCAGGGGCTTGTACCTGGCGATGGTGGAACAGCAGGCTGCCCGCGCCGGCTTCGGGGAAGCCGGCGCGCACCGCGATCACCTGCAAGAACTGCTCGACGAGCATCGAGACACAGCCTTGCAACTGGATTTGAGCCAGCTGGCCGCGCGCGGCATTCATTTCCACGCCGACGATCCGCTGCCGGCGCTTTTTAGCGACACCCAGAAGTGGTTGCGCCTTTGCCGCACTAACATCGAATTGCTGCTGCCTTCCTACAAGCAAACCGAAAGGTTCCGCAAAAAGGGCCGTGCTCGATTGGGTGGCACCGACATCTCGAGGGCCCGCCTGGCGCTGTGGGCCGACAAGGAGTCGGGCGCTCATGCCGAGCCCCTGCACTTTAGGTGGAAGAACGTTCGCCAGCTTCTGACCGACCTGCATGCCGCCCCGAAAATTTAG
- the rmuC gene encoding DNA recombination protein RmuC, producing the protein MTETHFFILLALGIVPTLLLLALLLRKLKFETPADLSARLGLLEQVAQGLVQAVSRNEGGMQRIEQQLRGFTEATAAAMAVSKTSLDEQLERTVGEARNGRSELNQAFHAFEGRLGHQVAALSTSVGERVIELQRTTMDSLETSRKVVDEKLAQTLDEARSGRIELTNAFGVFEAKLDQRFGSFDTALGARFETLQTALVGRLDASSKALMDLLTQAQIDAANARTETSQALATFRTEMAVHLGTVAQETGKSRQALADSAVAFEARIQERFEALTAATRGTLDSLKSDITNQLGVMSTAMKEQLEGNGNQIRNQFSTLQDAVGQQLTAMAQGSQTNSEQLRTTMNERLAAIQKDNTEKLEEMRRTVDEKLHATLEQRLGDSFKLVSERLEQVHVGLGEMKNLAGSVGDLKRVMTNVRTRGTWGEVQLGAIMESLLTAEQFARNVKTVPGSNDLVEFAVRMPGKADDAPVWLPLDSKYPVEHYQRLLDAHETMEKAVIQQAAGAFESSIRAEAKKISSKYVSPPHTTDFAILFLPTEGLFAEVARIPGLVEALQNEHRVVVAGPTTLAAMLNSLRLGFRTLAIEKRSSEVWGILGSVKTEFQKFGDIVDATKKSIDAAAKKFDEVGVRTRAVQRKLRDVQELPVADTPPALDAGDLLILDEDRDVAS; encoded by the coding sequence ATGACTGAGACCCATTTCTTCATCCTTCTCGCACTGGGCATCGTTCCGACCCTATTGCTCCTCGCTCTATTGCTGCGAAAGCTAAAGTTCGAGACCCCCGCAGACCTCAGCGCCCGGCTGGGTCTCCTAGAGCAGGTCGCCCAAGGTTTGGTACAGGCCGTCTCGCGAAACGAAGGGGGCATGCAGCGTATCGAGCAGCAGCTGCGAGGATTTACAGAGGCCACCGCCGCGGCCATGGCGGTCTCAAAGACTTCGCTTGATGAACAGCTCGAGCGCACGGTTGGGGAGGCCAGAAATGGACGTTCGGAGCTCAATCAGGCGTTCCATGCGTTCGAGGGACGGCTTGGGCATCAGGTGGCGGCGCTCTCAACCAGCGTTGGCGAGCGAGTTATCGAGCTGCAGCGGACAACCATGGATAGCCTCGAGACGAGCCGGAAGGTTGTCGATGAGAAATTGGCGCAGACGCTTGACGAAGCGAGAAGCGGACGCATTGAGCTAACCAATGCGTTTGGTGTATTCGAAGCGAAGCTGGACCAGCGTTTTGGTTCTTTCGATACGGCGCTGGGTGCACGGTTCGAGACCTTGCAGACAGCTCTCGTGGGCCGTCTGGACGCCTCGAGCAAAGCCCTGATGGACTTGCTCACGCAAGCACAGATCGATGCCGCGAACGCCCGCACAGAAACCTCCCAGGCACTGGCTACCTTCCGAACGGAGATGGCCGTGCACCTAGGTACGGTCGCACAGGAGACCGGGAAGTCTCGTCAGGCTCTGGCCGACAGCGCTGTTGCGTTCGAGGCGCGCATTCAGGAGCGTTTTGAGGCCTTGACCGCGGCAACCCGTGGGACGCTGGATTCCCTCAAATCGGACATCACCAACCAGCTCGGCGTGATGTCGACTGCGATGAAGGAGCAGCTGGAGGGCAACGGCAATCAGATTCGGAACCAGTTCTCGACACTTCAGGATGCGGTCGGCCAGCAACTGACTGCTATGGCGCAGGGTTCGCAGACCAACTCGGAGCAGCTTCGTACGACGATGAATGAGCGGTTGGCCGCCATTCAGAAGGACAACACGGAGAAGCTGGAGGAGATGCGGCGGACCGTCGACGAGAAGCTTCACGCGACGCTCGAGCAGCGATTGGGTGACTCCTTCAAGCTGGTCAGCGAGCGCCTCGAACAGGTTCATGTCGGGCTAGGTGAGATGAAGAACCTCGCGGGCAGCGTGGGCGACCTCAAGCGGGTGATGACGAACGTGCGCACTCGCGGTACATGGGGCGAGGTGCAGCTTGGCGCCATCATGGAGAGCTTGCTCACAGCGGAGCAATTCGCCCGCAACGTCAAGACTGTTCCTGGCAGCAACGACCTCGTCGAGTTCGCCGTGAGGATGCCGGGGAAGGCCGACGATGCTCCTGTATGGTTGCCCCTGGACTCCAAGTATCCGGTCGAGCACTACCAGCGGCTTCTCGACGCGCACGAGACGATGGAGAAGGCGGTCATTCAGCAGGCGGCCGGGGCGTTCGAGTCTTCCATTCGGGCCGAAGCAAAGAAGATTTCCAGCAAGTACGTCAGCCCTCCGCACACCACGGACTTCGCCATCCTCTTCCTGCCCACCGAAGGCCTCTTCGCCGAGGTCGCACGAATTCCCGGTCTGGTCGAGGCACTGCAGAACGAGCACCGGGTTGTCGTCGCAGGCCCGACGACGCTCGCGGCTATGCTCAACAGCTTGCGACTCGGATTTCGCACCTTGGCAATTGAGAAGCGCTCATCCGAGGTCTGGGGAATTCTTGGCAGCGTCAAGACGGAGTTCCAGAAGTTCGGCGACATCGTTGATGCCACGAAGAAGTCGATTGACGCTGCGGCAAAGAAATTCGACGAGGTCGGAGTCCGGACGCGGGCTGTCCAGCGGAAATTGCGCGACGTTCAGGAGCTTCCCGTTGCCGACACACCTCCAGCGCTTGATGCCGGCGATTTGCTTATCTTGGATGAGGACCGCGACGTCGCTTCTTGA